In one window of Azotobacter salinestris DNA:
- the glnA gene encoding glutamate--ammonia ligase, whose protein sequence is MSKSLQLIKEHDVKWIDLRFTDTKGKQQHVTMPARDVDDDFFEYGKMFDGSSIAGWKGIEASDMILMPDDSTAVLDPFTEEPTLIIVCDIIEPSTMQGYDRDPRAIARRAEEYLKSTGIGDTAFFGPEPEFFIFDEVKFKSDISGSMFKIFSEQASWNTDADIENGNKGHRPGVKGGYFPVPPVDHDHEIRTAMCNALEEMGLKVEVHHHEVATAGQNEIGVSFNTLVAKADEVQTLKYCVHNVADAYGKTVTFMPKPLYGDNGSGMHVHISIAKDGKNTFAGEGYAGLSETALYFIGGIIKHGKALNGFTNPSTNSYKRLVPGFEAPVMLAYSARNRSASIRIPYVNSPKARRIEARFPDPAANPYLAFAALLMAGLDGIQNKIHPGDAADKNLYDLPPEEAKEIPQVCGSLKEALEELDKGRAFLTKGGVFSDDFIDAYIELKSEEEIKVRTFVHPLEYDLYYSV, encoded by the coding sequence ATGTCGAAGTCGCTTCAACTGATCAAAGAACATGACGTGAAGTGGATTGATCTGCGCTTCACCGACACCAAAGGCAAGCAGCAACACGTAACCATGCCGGCGCGTGACGTGGACGACGACTTCTTCGAATACGGCAAGATGTTCGACGGCTCCTCCATCGCCGGCTGGAAAGGCATCGAAGCTTCCGACATGATCCTGATGCCGGACGACAGCACCGCCGTGCTGGATCCGTTCACCGAAGAGCCGACCCTGATCATCGTCTGCGACATCATCGAGCCTTCGACCATGCAGGGCTACGATCGCGACCCGCGCGCCATCGCCCGTCGCGCCGAGGAATACCTGAAGTCCACCGGCATCGGCGACACCGCCTTCTTCGGTCCGGAGCCCGAGTTCTTCATCTTCGACGAAGTGAAGTTCAAGTCCGACATCTCCGGCTCCATGTTCAAGATCTTCTCCGAGCAGGCCTCCTGGAACACCGACGCCGACATCGAGAACGGCAACAAGGGTCACCGTCCGGGCGTCAAGGGCGGCTACTTCCCGGTTCCGCCGGTCGATCATGACCACGAAATCCGCACCGCCATGTGCAACGCCCTCGAAGAGATGGGCCTGAAGGTCGAAGTGCACCACCACGAAGTGGCCACCGCCGGCCAGAACGAGATCGGCGTCAGCTTCAACACCCTGGTGGCCAAGGCCGACGAAGTGCAGACCCTGAAGTACTGCGTGCACAACGTCGCCGACGCCTACGGCAAGACCGTGACCTTCATGCCGAAGCCGCTGTACGGCGACAACGGTTCGGGCATGCACGTGCACATCTCCATCGCCAAAGACGGAAAGAACACCTTCGCTGGCGAAGGCTATGCCGGCCTGTCCGAGACCGCCCTGTACTTCATCGGCGGCATCATCAAGCACGGCAAGGCGCTGAACGGCTTCACCAACCCGTCGACCAACTCCTACAAGCGTCTGGTCCCGGGCTTCGAAGCCCCGGTCATGCTGGCCTACTCGGCCCGTAACCGTTCCGCCTCCATCCGCATCCCCTACGTCAACAGCCCGAAAGCCCGCCGCATCGAGGCGCGCTTCCCGGACCCGGCGGCCAACCCCTACCTGGCCTTCGCCGCTCTGCTGATGGCCGGTCTGGACGGCATCCAGAACAAGATCCACCCCGGCGATGCCGCCGACAAGAACCTGTACGACCTGCCGCCGGAAGAGGCCAAGGAAATCCCGCAGGTATGCGGCAGCCTGAAGGAAGCCCTGGAAGAGCTGGACAAGGGCCGCGCCTTCCTGACCAAGGGCGGCGTCTTCTCCGACGACTTCATCGATGCCTACATCGAGCTGAAGTCCGAGGAAGAGATCAAGGTGCGCACCTTCGTGCACCCGCTGGAATACGACCTGTACTACAGCGTCTAA
- a CDS encoding DUF4124 domain-containing protein, whose amino-acid sequence MRSILPGLLLLLALPAGAEIYKYLDANGNPVFSNQPPEGVAAEKVELPAPSIVTPPPPDPADAAKRKEQAAEARYSRLELTGIPDGESLRANNGSLSVDVAIEPMLRPGHSLRLLLDGQPYGQPGRATRLQLVNVDRGEHSLAVEVLAGDRSLQQSAPLVFTVQRVHRRR is encoded by the coding sequence ATGCGCAGCATATTGCCCGGCCTGCTTCTGCTGCTGGCCCTTCCAGCCGGCGCGGAGATCTACAAGTACCTCGATGCCAACGGCAACCCTGTCTTCAGCAACCAGCCACCCGAGGGCGTGGCCGCGGAAAAGGTCGAGTTGCCGGCGCCCAGCATCGTCACCCCGCCCCCTCCCGACCCGGCGGACGCGGCCAAACGCAAGGAGCAAGCGGCAGAGGCCCGCTATAGCCGCCTCGAGCTGACCGGCATTCCGGACGGCGAATCCCTGCGTGCCAACAACGGCAGCCTCAGTGTCGACGTGGCCATCGAGCCCATGCTGCGCCCCGGCCACAGCCTGCGCCTGCTGCTGGACGGCCAGCCCTACGGACAGCCCGGCAGGGCCACCCGCCTGCAACTGGTCAACGTCGATCGCGGCGAACACAGCCTGGCAGTGGAAGTGCTCGCCGGCGACCGCTCCCTTCAGCAGAGCGCTCCGCTCGTGTTCACCGTCCAGCGGGTCCATCGGCGCAGATAG
- the glpD gene encoding glycerol-3-phosphate dehydrogenase, with the protein MTHSHTSLAELYDVAVIGGGINGAGIAADAAGRGLSVFLCEQDDLARHTSSASSKLIHGGLRYLEHYEFRLVREALGEREVLLAKAPHIVRPLRFVLPHRPHLRPAWMIRAGLFLYDHLGTRKTLPGSRSLRFGARSPLKAEIRRGFEYSDCWVDDARLVVLNAMAAREHGAQVQTRTRCLSASRNLDHWHLQLERADGSRFSIRARALVNAAGPWVARFIEIGLQQKAPHGIRLIQGSHLIVPRLYEGEHAYILQNEDRRIVFAIPYLERFTLIGTTDREYQGDPAQVRISEAETDYLLAVVNRHFKRQLSRDCILHSYSGVRPLCNDESADPSAVTRDYTLELSSNPGEPPLLSVFGGKLTTYRRLSEAALERLAPFFPQMGPCWTAGKPLPGGEQMSDSRTLAIQLREHHAWLAPELAQRWATSYGSRAWRLLEGVDGPGDLGEHFGASLHAREVDYLCMQEWAREAEDILWRRSKLGLFLNAEEQERLRAYLGTTARQSECRVLAP; encoded by the coding sequence ATGACGCATTCCCACACCAGTCTTGCCGAGCTCTACGATGTCGCCGTGATCGGCGGCGGCATCAACGGCGCAGGCATCGCCGCCGATGCGGCCGGCCGCGGTCTTTCGGTGTTTCTCTGCGAGCAGGACGACCTCGCCCGGCACACCTCCTCCGCCAGCAGCAAGCTGATCCACGGCGGCCTGCGCTACCTCGAGCACTACGAGTTCCGTCTGGTGCGCGAGGCGCTCGGCGAGCGCGAGGTACTGCTGGCCAAGGCCCCGCACATCGTCAGGCCGCTGCGCTTCGTCCTGCCGCACCGGCCGCACCTGCGCCCGGCCTGGATGATCCGCGCCGGTCTGTTCCTCTACGATCACCTGGGCACGCGCAAGACGCTGCCGGGCTCGCGCAGCCTTCGCTTCGGCGCCCGCAGCCCGCTCAAGGCGGAGATCCGCCGCGGCTTCGAATATTCCGACTGCTGGGTCGACGACGCCCGCCTGGTCGTGCTCAACGCCATGGCCGCCCGCGAGCACGGCGCCCAGGTGCAGACCCGCACCCGTTGCCTCTCCGCCAGCCGCAACCTGGACCACTGGCACCTGCAACTGGAGCGCGCCGACGGCAGCCGCTTTTCGATCCGCGCCCGGGCGCTGGTGAACGCGGCCGGCCCCTGGGTGGCGCGCTTCATCGAGATCGGCCTGCAGCAGAAGGCCCCCCACGGCATCCGCCTGATCCAGGGCAGCCACCTGATCGTGCCGCGGCTGTACGAGGGCGAGCATGCCTACATCCTGCAGAACGAAGACCGGCGCATCGTCTTCGCCATTCCCTATCTGGAGCGTTTCACCCTGATCGGCACCACCGACCGCGAGTACCAGGGCGACCCGGCGCAGGTACGGATCAGCGAGGCGGAAACCGACTATCTGCTCGCGGTGGTCAACCGCCACTTCAAGCGCCAGCTGAGCCGGGACTGCATCCTGCACAGCTATTCCGGCGTGCGGCCGCTGTGCAACGACGAATCGGCCGATCCCTCGGCAGTGACCCGCGACTACACCCTGGAGCTGTCGAGTAATCCGGGCGAGCCGCCGCTGCTGTCGGTGTTCGGCGGCAAGCTCACCACCTACCGCAGGCTGTCCGAAGCGGCGCTGGAGCGGCTGGCACCCTTCTTCCCGCAGATGGGTCCGTGCTGGACCGCCGGGAAACCGCTGCCGGGCGGCGAGCAGATGAGCGACAGCCGCACCCTGGCCATCCAATTGCGCGAGCACCATGCCTGGCTCGCCCCGGAACTCGCCCAGCGCTGGGCCACCAGCTACGGCAGCCGCGCCTGGCGCCTGCTGGAGGGCGTCGACGGCCCTGGCGATCTCGGCGAACACTTCGGCGCCAGCCTGCATGCCCGCGAAGTGGACTATCTGTGCATGCAGGAATGGGCACGGGAGGCAGAGGACATCCTCTGGCGACGCAGCAAGCTCGGCCTGTTCCTGAACGCCGAGGAGCAGGAGCGGCTGCGCGCCTATCTGGGCACGACGGCCAGGCAGTCGGAGTGCCGCGTCCTGGCCCCCTGA
- the glpK gene encoding glycerol kinase GlpK, translating to MPQPHDKPYIVALDQGTTSSRAIVLDREAGIVSVAQREFTQFYPQSGWVEHDPMEIWATQSATLVEALAQAGIEQRQVAAIGITNQRETTVVWDRQSGRPIHNAIVWQCRRSAAICEELKRDGLEEYVREHTGLVIDPYFSATKIKWILDHVEGSRERARRGELLFGTIDSWLVWKMTQGRVHVTDYTNAARTMLFDIHALDWDTRLLEALDIPREMLPQVRSSSEVYGHACIAGGDAHGGIPIAGIAGDQQAALFGHMCVEPGQGKNTYGTGCFLLMNTGARAVRSAHGLLTTIACGPRGEVAYALEGAIFNAGSTVQWLRDELRLIDDSFDSEYFATKVEDSNGVYLVPAFTGLGAPYWDPYARGAVFGLTRGVKADHLIRAALESIAFQACDVLDAMQRDAGERLRSLRVDGGAVRNNFLMQFQADLLGTPVERPALKEVTALGAAYLAGLATGFWSGLDELRDKARIERVFEPDCSDAKRQALSAGWKKAVARTRRWTEEE from the coding sequence ATGCCCCAACCCCACGACAAGCCCTACATCGTCGCCCTGGACCAGGGCACCACCAGTTCGCGGGCCATCGTGCTCGATCGCGAGGCCGGCATCGTCAGCGTGGCGCAGCGCGAGTTCACGCAGTTCTACCCGCAGTCGGGCTGGGTCGAGCACGATCCCATGGAGATCTGGGCCACGCAGAGCGCCACCTTGGTGGAGGCCCTGGCCCAGGCCGGGATCGAGCAGCGGCAGGTGGCTGCCATCGGCATCACCAACCAGCGCGAGACCACGGTGGTCTGGGACCGGCAGAGCGGCCGGCCGATCCACAACGCCATCGTCTGGCAGTGCCGGCGCAGCGCGGCGATCTGCGAGGAGCTCAAGCGCGACGGCCTGGAGGAGTATGTCCGGGAACACACCGGCCTGGTCATCGACCCGTATTTCTCCGCCACCAAGATCAAGTGGATCCTCGACCACGTCGAGGGCAGTCGCGAGCGGGCGCGGCGCGGCGAGCTGCTGTTCGGCACCATCGACTCCTGGCTGGTCTGGAAGATGACCCAGGGCCGGGTGCACGTCACCGACTACACCAACGCCGCGCGCACCATGCTCTTCGACATCCATGCGCTGGACTGGGATACGCGCCTGCTCGAGGCCCTCGACATCCCACGCGAAATGCTGCCGCAGGTGCGCTCCTCTTCCGAGGTCTACGGCCACGCCTGCATCGCCGGCGGCGACGCGCACGGCGGCATCCCCATCGCCGGCATCGCCGGGGACCAGCAGGCCGCGCTGTTCGGGCACATGTGCGTGGAGCCCGGCCAGGGCAAGAACACCTACGGCACCGGCTGCTTCCTGTTGATGAACACCGGCGCCAGGGCTGTGCGCTCGGCCCATGGGCTGCTCACCACCATCGCCTGCGGGCCGCGCGGGGAGGTCGCCTATGCGCTGGAGGGGGCGATCTTCAACGCCGGCTCCACGGTGCAGTGGCTGCGCGACGAGCTCAGGCTGATTGACGACTCGTTCGACTCCGAATACTTCGCCACCAAGGTCGAGGACAGCAACGGCGTCTACCTGGTGCCGGCCTTCACCGGCCTGGGCGCGCCCTACTGGGACCCCTACGCGCGCGGCGCGGTGTTCGGCCTGACCCGTGGAGTGAAGGCCGACCACCTGATCCGCGCCGCGCTCGAATCCATCGCCTTTCAAGCCTGCGACGTGCTCGACGCCATGCAGCGCGACGCCGGCGAGCGGCTCAGGTCGCTGCGCGTGGACGGCGGCGCGGTGCGCAACAACTTCCTCATGCAGTTCCAGGCCGACCTGCTCGGCACGCCGGTCGAGCGCCCGGCGCTGAAGGAAGTCACCGCGCTCGGCGCCGCCTACCTGGCGGGTCTGGCCACCGGCTTCTGGAGCGGCCTCGACGAGCTGCGCGACAAGGCGCGGATCGAGCGGGTGTTCGAGCCGGACTGCTCCGACGCCAAGCGCCAGGCGCTGAGTGCCGGCTGGAAGAAGGCAGTGGCCCGCACCCGGCGCTGGACCGAGGAGGAGTGA
- a CDS encoding IS630 family transposase — protein MKKIDARKLSRETQDQMRRLAMNLREQRELTWQEVADALGVHLSTVLAWSKRYSEQGSEGLKSRTRGRRQASGRTLTLAQEWQLRSILVGQTPNQLQLDFALWNRRAVMQLIKHLYGIEMPIRTVGQYLQRWGYTPQRPTRQALEQNPEAVEHWLEETYPAIVARAKAENATIYWGDETAVAEDGHWIRGYAPAGVTPVLVAPTRRHGLSMVSAISNQGLVRFEFLEGAMNTERMIGFMSRLVADSDRKIFLILDNLRVHHARLVREWLEGHQEEIEAFYLPPYSPECNPDEYLNRDLKTRLRTSDRARNKSELLEKAEAFMSWLAKTPERVVAYFQHASVRYAT, from the coding sequence ATGAAAAAGATCGATGCCCGAAAGCTCTCTCGAGAAACTCAGGACCAGATGCGGCGCCTGGCCATGAATCTGCGTGAGCAGCGCGAACTGACTTGGCAAGAGGTTGCCGACGCATTGGGCGTACATCTGAGTACCGTACTAGCCTGGTCCAAACGCTACAGCGAGCAAGGCAGCGAAGGTCTGAAATCCAGGACACGAGGTCGGCGCCAGGCAAGCGGACGGACCTTGACGCTCGCACAGGAGTGGCAGTTGCGCTCGATTCTGGTGGGCCAGACCCCGAACCAGTTGCAACTCGACTTTGCCCTGTGGAACCGCCGGGCCGTCATGCAGTTGATCAAGCACTTGTATGGCATCGAGATGCCGATCCGGACGGTGGGTCAGTACCTTCAGCGCTGGGGATATACCCCACAGCGGCCGACCCGGCAGGCGCTGGAACAGAACCCGGAGGCGGTCGAGCACTGGCTTGAAGAGACCTATCCGGCCATCGTGGCACGCGCCAAGGCCGAAAACGCGACGATCTACTGGGGCGATGAAACGGCCGTAGCTGAAGATGGGCATTGGATTCGAGGCTATGCGCCGGCAGGCGTCACGCCGGTGCTGGTGGCGCCGACTCGGCGTCATGGCCTGAGCATGGTCTCAGCGATCAGCAACCAGGGACTGGTACGGTTCGAGTTCCTGGAGGGGGCCATGAATACTGAGCGGATGATCGGTTTCATGTCGAGGCTGGTGGCGGACAGTGACAGGAAGATCTTTCTGATCCTGGACAACCTGCGTGTCCATCATGCGCGTCTGGTCAGGGAATGGCTCGAAGGGCACCAGGAAGAAATCGAAGCGTTCTACCTGCCACCCTATTCGCCTGAGTGTAATCCGGACGAGTATTTGAACCGCGACCTCAAGACACGCTTGCGCACCAGTGACCGGGCGCGAAACAAGTCGGAATTGCTGGAGAAGGCCGAGGCATTCATGAGCTGGTTGGCCAAAACCCCGGAGCGGGTAGTTGCCTATTTCCAGCATGCGTCGGTGCGTTATGCCACTTAG
- the typA gene encoding translational GTPase TypA, which yields MIEKLRNIAIIAHVDHGKTTLVDKLLKLSGTLDRKEAENERVMDSNDQEKERGITILAKNTAIQWNGYHINIVDTPGHADFGGEVERVMSMVDSVLLVVDAQDGPMPQTRFVTQKAFKAGLRPIVVVNKIDRPGARPDWVIDQIFDLFDNLGATDEQLDFPIVYASALNGIAGMDHEKMDDNMDALFQAIIDHVPAPVVDVEGPFQMQISQLDYNSFLGVIGIGRIARGTVKSNTPVTAIGTDGKKRNGRILKIMGHHGLQRVEVPEAQAGDIVCVSGMEELYISDTLCDQQNVEALPPLTVDQPTVSMTFQVNDSPFAGKEGKFVTSRNIKDRLEKELLHNVALRVEQGDSPEKFKVSGRGELHLSVLIETMRREGFEMAVGRPEVVIIENEAGEKQEPYESVTIDIEEQHQGPVMEQMGLRKGDLTNMIPDGKGRIRLEYTIPARGLIGFRNAFLTMTSGTGILTSTFSHYGPIKAGEVAHRQNGVLVSMATGTALTYSLETLQDRGKLFLSPGEEVYEGQLAGIHSRDNDLVINPTKAKKLDNMRASGKDETIQLTPALKFTLEQALEFIDEDELVEVTPKSIRLRKKLLNENDRKRYERSKV from the coding sequence GTGATCGAAAAACTGCGCAACATCGCCATCATCGCCCACGTCGACCATGGCAAGACCACCCTCGTCGACAAGCTGCTCAAGCTCTCCGGCACCCTGGACCGCAAGGAGGCCGAGAACGAGCGCGTGATGGACTCCAACGACCAGGAAAAGGAGCGCGGCATCACCATCCTGGCCAAGAACACCGCCATCCAGTGGAACGGCTACCACATCAACATCGTCGACACCCCCGGGCACGCCGACTTCGGCGGCGAGGTGGAGCGCGTGATGAGCATGGTCGACTCCGTGCTGCTGGTGGTCGATGCCCAGGACGGCCCCATGCCGCAGACCCGCTTCGTGACCCAGAAGGCGTTCAAGGCCGGCCTGCGTCCGATCGTGGTGGTCAACAAGATCGACCGTCCGGGCGCGCGTCCGGACTGGGTGATCGACCAGATCTTCGACTTGTTCGACAACCTCGGCGCCACTGACGAGCAGCTCGACTTCCCGATCGTTTACGCCAGTGCCCTGAACGGCATCGCCGGCATGGACCACGAGAAGATGGACGACAACATGGACGCCCTGTTCCAGGCCATCATCGACCACGTGCCGGCCCCGGTGGTGGACGTCGAGGGCCCGTTCCAGATGCAGATCTCCCAGCTGGACTACAACAGCTTCCTCGGCGTGATCGGCATCGGCCGCATCGCCCGTGGCACCGTCAAGTCCAACACCCCGGTGACCGCCATCGGCACCGACGGCAAGAAGCGCAACGGCCGCATCCTGAAGATCATGGGCCACCACGGCCTGCAGCGCGTCGAAGTGCCGGAAGCCCAGGCCGGCGACATCGTCTGCGTCAGCGGCATGGAGGAGCTGTACATCTCCGACACCCTGTGCGACCAGCAGAACGTCGAGGCCCTGCCGCCGCTGACCGTCGACCAGCCGACCGTGAGCATGACCTTCCAGGTCAACGATTCGCCGTTCGCCGGCAAGGAAGGCAAGTTCGTCACCAGCCGCAACATCAAGGATCGTCTGGAGAAGGAACTGCTGCACAACGTGGCGCTGCGCGTCGAGCAGGGCGATAGCCCGGAGAAGTTCAAGGTGTCCGGCCGCGGCGAGCTGCACCTCTCGGTGCTGATCGAGACCATGCGCCGCGAGGGCTTCGAGATGGCCGTGGGCCGCCCGGAAGTGGTGATCATCGAGAACGAGGCCGGCGAGAAGCAGGAGCCCTACGAGAGCGTCACCATCGACATCGAGGAGCAGCACCAGGGCCCGGTGATGGAGCAGATGGGCCTGCGCAAGGGCGACCTGACCAACATGATCCCGGACGGCAAGGGCCGTATTCGTCTCGAATACACCATCCCGGCGCGCGGCCTGATCGGCTTTCGCAACGCCTTCCTGACCATGACCTCGGGCACCGGCATCCTCACCAGCACCTTCAGCCACTACGGCCCGATCAAGGCTGGCGAAGTGGCCCACCGCCAGAACGGCGTGCTGGTCTCCATGGCCACCGGCACCGCGCTGACCTACTCGCTGGAAACCCTGCAGGATCGCGGCAAGCTGTTCCTGTCCCCGGGCGAGGAGGTCTACGAAGGCCAGCTGGCCGGCATCCACAGTCGCGACAACGACCTGGTGATCAACCCGACCAAGGCCAAGAAGCTCGACAACATGCGCGCTTCCGGCAAGGACGAGACCATCCAGCTGACCCCGGCGCTGAAGTTCACCCTCGAACAGGCGCTGGAGTTCATCGACGAGGACGAGCTGGTGGAAGTGACGCCGAAGTCGATCCGCCTGCGCAAGAAGCTGCTCAACGAGAACGACCGCAAGCGCTACGAGCGCAGCAAGGTCTGA
- a CDS encoding DUF697 domain-containing protein — protein sequence MEQAEREVNIAATAAGTAAAIPVPFSDAFTLVPIQVDMLAKIGVTFGMEVRAATLTTVVTSIAGASAATVVGRTLVIGLLKMVPGVGSAAGGAIAAATAVALTKALGAAYIAVLTDFCNQHPGEELDIPRITAALKNRLKFS from the coding sequence ATTGAACAGGCTGAACGCGAAGTCAATATTGCAGCGACTGCTGCAGGTACTGCCGCAGCTATTCCCGTGCCATTTTCAGACGCATTTACACTGGTTCCTATCCAAGTAGACATGCTGGCAAAAATTGGCGTAACCTTTGGAATGGAAGTAAGAGCAGCAACATTAACAACTGTTGTGACATCAATAGCTGGAGCGTCTGCCGCCACAGTAGTAGGGCGGACGCTCGTCATCGGCTTATTGAAAATGGTTCCAGGGGTAGGCTCCGCTGCAGGCGGGGCAATAGCGGCCGCGACTGCTGTAGCACTCACAAAAGCTTTGGGCGCTGCTTATATTGCTGTGCTAACGGATTTCTGCAACCAACATCCAGGTGAAGAACTAGATATACCGCGCATCACAGCAGCACTAAAAAATCGCCTCAAGTTTTCCTGA
- a CDS encoding cache domain-containing protein — translation MRKTLLVMLCTAGIHLTAHAGEFGTADEAKAMLEKAVAAVEADKASALEKFTKGEDGFKDRDLYPYCGGPDGTFTAHPTLIGKSLKELKDKEGKALGEEIYAKAQPGTISEVSYMWPRPGSDTPVEKVTFVTKADDQVCVVGYYK, via the coding sequence ATGCGCAAGACCCTGCTGGTAATGCTGTGCACTGCGGGTATCCACCTGACCGCCCACGCCGGCGAGTTCGGCACCGCCGACGAAGCCAAGGCCATGCTCGAAAAGGCCGTGGCAGCGGTCGAGGCCGACAAGGCCTCAGCCCTGGAGAAGTTCACCAAGGGCGAAGACGGCTTCAAGGATCGCGACCTCTATCCCTACTGCGGCGGCCCGGACGGCACCTTCACCGCGCATCCCACCCTGATCGGCAAAAGCCTGAAGGAGCTGAAGGACAAGGAAGGCAAGGCCCTGGGCGAGGAAATCTACGCCAAGGCCCAGCCAGGCACGATCAGCGAAGTCTCCTACATGTGGCCGCGGCCGGGCAGCGATACGCCGGTCGAGAAGGTCACCTTCGTGACCAAGGCCGATGATCAGGTGTGCGTGGTCGGCTACTACAAGTAA
- a CDS encoding DUF4124 domain-containing protein, translating into MRILPLCLALLAFPAPAEIYSHVDEQGNRVFTDQPRGDAPAIRLNPTNSMSAVPTAQPTRENSAPRTKKPGYRWLRIVDPEPDATLRDASVLTVTAASEPALHPGHRYRLRLDGTPAGPGGAEPVFFLDSLERGTHLLVVEILDAEGRPLESSPEQAVHVKRPSLIQKRLASPCQLADYGVRPECPLKDKPAQKRDIPYVPVL; encoded by the coding sequence ATGCGAATCCTTCCCCTCTGCCTGGCCCTGCTCGCCTTTCCGGCGCCGGCCGAGATCTACAGCCATGTCGACGAGCAGGGCAATCGGGTCTTCACCGACCAGCCCCGGGGCGACGCGCCGGCGATCCGCCTGAACCCGACCAACAGCATGTCCGCTGTGCCGACGGCACAGCCCACACGGGAAAATTCCGCCCCCCGGACGAAGAAGCCCGGCTATCGCTGGCTGCGCATTGTCGATCCGGAGCCCGATGCCACCCTGCGCGACGCCAGCGTACTGACGGTGACGGCTGCCAGCGAGCCCGCCCTGCATCCCGGCCACCGCTACCGGCTGCGCCTCGACGGTACGCCGGCCGGTCCGGGCGGGGCGGAACCGGTCTTTTTCCTGGACAGCCTGGAACGCGGCACCCATCTGCTGGTCGTGGAAATCCTCGATGCCGAAGGCCGCCCTCTGGAGAGCAGCCCCGAGCAGGCCGTGCACGTGAAGCGCCCCTCGCTGATCCAGAAGCGCCTGGCCAGCCCCTGCCAGCTCGCCGATTACGGGGTGCGTCCCGAGTGTCCGCTGAAGGACAAGCCAGCCCAGAAGCGGGACATCCCCTACGTGCCCGTCCTGTGA
- the thiI gene encoding tRNA uracil 4-sulfurtransferase ThiI, which yields MKLIVKVFPEITIKSPPVRKRFIRQLAKNIRTVLRDLDPDLAVTGVWDNLEVETAVEDPRLLREMVERLSCTPGIAHFLEVHEYPLGDFDDILEKCKRHYAAQLPGKIFAVRCKRAGKHSFTSMEVERYVGGCLRQQCGAAGISLSAPEVEVRMEIRDQRLFVIHSQHDSVGGYPLGALEQTLVLMSGGFDSTVAAFQMMRRGLLSHFCFFNLGGRAHELGVMEVAHYLWQKYGSSQRVLFVSVPFEEVVGEILGKVDNSQMGVVLKRMMLRAATRIAERLKIDALVTGEAISQVSSQTLPNLSVIDSATDMLVLRPLVASHKQDIIDTATHIGTAEFAKNMPEYCGVISVNPTTRAKRERIEYEERQFDMAILERALERARLVPIDRVIDELGEEIRVEEVREALAGQIVLDIRHPDTAEDEPLTLPGIEVRTLPFYALNNRFKELDTNRQYLLYCDKGVMSRLHAHHLLSEGHANVRVYRPA from the coding sequence ATGAAACTCATCGTCAAGGTCTTTCCGGAAATCACCATCAAGAGCCCGCCGGTGCGCAAGCGCTTCATTCGCCAGTTGGCGAAGAACATCCGCACCGTGCTGCGCGACCTCGATCCGGACCTGGCGGTGACCGGCGTATGGGACAACCTCGAGGTGGAGACCGCAGTCGAGGATCCGCGCCTTCTGCGCGAGATGGTCGAGCGGCTGAGCTGCACGCCCGGCATCGCCCACTTCCTCGAGGTGCACGAGTACCCCCTGGGCGACTTCGACGACATCCTGGAAAAGTGCAAGCGCCACTACGCTGCGCAACTGCCCGGCAAGATCTTCGCCGTACGCTGCAAGCGCGCCGGCAAGCACTCCTTCACCTCGATGGAGGTGGAGCGCTATGTGGGCGGCTGCCTGCGCCAGCAGTGCGGCGCCGCGGGCATCTCGCTGAGCGCTCCGGAAGTGGAGGTGCGCATGGAGATCCGTGATCAGCGCCTGTTCGTCATCCATAGCCAGCACGACAGCGTCGGCGGTTACCCGCTGGGCGCCCTGGAGCAGACCCTGGTGCTGATGTCCGGCGGTTTCGATTCCACCGTGGCGGCCTTCCAGATGATGCGCCGCGGCCTGCTCAGCCATTTCTGCTTCTTCAACCTGGGCGGACGCGCCCACGAACTGGGGGTGATGGAAGTCGCCCACTACCTGTGGCAGAAGTACGGCAGCTCGCAGCGCGTGCTGTTCGTCAGCGTGCCCTTCGAGGAAGTGGTCGGCGAGATCCTCGGCAAGGTCGACAACAGCCAGATGGGCGTGGTGTTGAAGCGCATGATGCTGCGCGCCGCCACGCGCATCGCCGAGCGCCTGAAGATCGACGCACTGGTCACCGGCGAAGCCATTTCCCAGGTCTCCAGCCAAACCCTGCCGAACCTTTCGGTGATCGATTCGGCCACCGACATGCTGGTGCTGCGCCCGCTGGTCGCCAGCCACAAGCAGGACATCATCGACACCGCGACGCACATCGGCACCGCCGAGTTCGCCAAGAACATGCCCGAATACTGCGGGGTGATCTCGGTGAACCCGACCACCCGCGCGAAGCGCGAGCGCATCGAGTACGAGGAGCGCCAGTTCGACATGGCGATCCTCGAGCGCGCCCTGGAGCGCGCCCGCCTGGTGCCGATCGACCGGGTGATCGACGAACTGGGCGAGGAGATCCGCGTGGAGGAGGTCCGCGAGGCGCTGGCCGGACAGATCGTCCTCGACATCCGCCATCCGGACACGGCCGAGGACGAGCCGCTCACGCTTCCCGGCATCGAGGTGCGGACGCTGCCCTTCTACGCGCTGAACAACCGTTTCAAGGAGCTGGACACCAACCGTCAATATCTCCTTTATTGCGACAAGGGTGTCATGAGCCGCCTGCATGCTCATCATCTTCTGAGCGAGGGGCATGCCAATGTGCGCGTTTATCGTCCGGCATAG